One Streptomyces sp. RPA4-2 genomic window carries:
- a CDS encoding NADH-quinone oxidoreductase subunit NuoF family protein, translating into MNEALPDVPEVRVVGLPQLTSGFDLVERLDLPMHLKVHGPLEPMGGEQLAGLAEAINLKGRGGAGFPFAKKLRSVAESAISKGIRPVVVVNGSEDEPACRKDTVLINRAPHLILDGALLAAEAMGARTLVIGVTRESTQRSMEAALAERGLSDRRGSPLRARVQRNPVRMVTGAAASLIRSIDGGPAIPPGRKISASQTGVGGAPTLLSNAETFAQLAIAARIGPDRYRNTGLYDEPGTVMLTVSGAVARPMVIEVPTGVPLRYVLQLAGAPPMPQGVLTGGYHGKWLDAATVNEAIVSRNNLDAVGGALGAGAILPITQETCPLGESLRVAQWLAEESAGQCGPCYLGLPAAARGLEDILNGGGPAALEAVKQVAKAVKRRGACSHPDGSAMFIESTIKAFTDDLAAHVLGNGCGRPVEGVLPLFEGGQTPTGIPGGQALEEAGPSRQKIYVDWTLCRGHGLCADILPEVFELGADGFPTVAQAQVPRYAEAKALRAVRRCPALALRIEEDTRSSAPARNNLPVLSQRRGRRALGSGR; encoded by the coding sequence GTGAACGAGGCCCTGCCCGACGTCCCGGAGGTCCGCGTCGTCGGACTTCCGCAGCTCACGTCGGGTTTCGACCTGGTTGAACGGCTCGATCTGCCCATGCACCTCAAGGTGCACGGGCCGCTCGAGCCGATGGGCGGTGAACAGCTCGCGGGCCTCGCCGAGGCCATCAACCTGAAGGGCCGCGGCGGCGCGGGCTTCCCCTTCGCCAAGAAACTGCGCTCGGTCGCCGAGTCGGCCATCAGCAAGGGCATCAGGCCCGTGGTGGTCGTCAACGGAAGCGAGGACGAACCCGCCTGCCGCAAGGACACGGTGCTCATCAACCGTGCCCCGCACCTCATCCTGGACGGAGCCCTGCTGGCGGCGGAGGCCATGGGCGCGCGCACCCTGGTCATCGGCGTGACGCGTGAGTCCACCCAGAGGTCCATGGAGGCCGCGCTGGCCGAGCGCGGCCTGAGCGACCGGCGCGGATCGCCGCTTCGCGCGCGCGTGCAGCGCAATCCGGTACGCATGGTGACCGGGGCCGCGGCCTCGCTCATCCGCTCCATCGACGGCGGCCCGGCCATCCCGCCCGGCCGCAAGATCAGCGCGTCGCAGACCGGCGTCGGCGGCGCGCCCACGCTGCTGTCGAACGCCGAGACGTTCGCGCAGCTGGCCATCGCCGCCCGCATCGGCCCCGACCGCTACCGCAACACCGGCCTGTACGACGAGCCCGGCACCGTCATGCTCACCGTCTCCGGCGCGGTCGCGCGCCCCATGGTGATCGAGGTTCCGACCGGCGTACCGCTGCGGTACGTGCTCCAGCTCGCCGGTGCCCCGCCCATGCCGCAGGGCGTGCTGACCGGCGGCTACCACGGCAAGTGGCTGGACGCGGCGACTGTCAACGAGGCGATCGTCTCGCGCAACAACCTGGACGCCGTGGGCGGCGCGCTCGGCGCCGGCGCGATCCTCCCGATCACCCAGGAGACGTGCCCGCTGGGCGAGTCGCTCCGAGTGGCGCAGTGGCTGGCCGAGGAGAGCGCGGGACAGTGCGGTCCCTGCTACCTCGGCCTGCCCGCCGCGGCGCGCGGTCTGGAGGACATCCTCAACGGCGGTGGTCCGGCCGCCCTGGAGGCCGTGAAGCAGGTCGCCAAGGCCGTGAAGCGACGCGGCGCGTGCTCCCACCCGGACGGCTCGGCGATGTTCATCGAGTCGACGATCAAGGCGTTCACCGACGACCTCGCCGCGCACGTCCTCGGAAACGGGTGCGGAAGGCCCGTGGAGGGCGTTCTGCCGCTCTTCGAGGGCGGCCAGACCCCGACGGGCATCCCGGGCGGCCAGGCGCTGGAGGAGGCGGGCCCCAGCCGCCAGAAGATCTACGTCGACTGGACGCTGTGCCGCGGGCACGGCCTGTGCGCGGACATCCTTCCCGAGGTCTTCGAGCTCGGCGCGGACGGGTTCCCCACCGTCGCGCAGGCGCAGGTCCCCCGGTACGCGGAGGCGAAGGCGCTGCGGGCCGTACGCCGCTGCCCGGCGCTCGCCCTGCGCATCGAGGAGGACACCAGATCCTCCGCCCCGGCACGCAACAACCTGCCGGTGCTGTCCCAGCGCCGTGGCCGCCGGGCGCTCGGCAGCGGCCGCTGA
- a CDS encoding glycosyltransferase 87 family protein, with protein sequence MTVIALPRVRRHASVALGVCLLSFAAFWCAQRAAHVSMIDLTVYRAEGATVRAGGDLYALRTTEAHLPTTYPPFAALLFTPLTLLDTADLQTLATAGNLALLVVFVSLSLRLVGHARVESVWWTSAAAVWCEPVWTTLRYGQVNLLLGALVLWDLTGRPVRRWAGAGIGIAAAVKLTPALFAVFLLAAGLVEHARRGRGGPWLRHARGAAVAFTGATLLAAAVLPYDSWRFWSRMVFETGRVGLVEDTANQSLRGVLARLSHSAHPGPWWIAAAAVVGALGLTAAVAAELRGLRAWAVAACAVTALLVSPVSWSHHWVWCVPMTLLLATRGRMSAVATAVAFCSYALWWVPHGPGRLELHQNGVQSALSALYAGAGCAFLALLGVRLSRTSRTA encoded by the coding sequence GTGACCGTGATCGCCCTCCCCCGTGTCCGCCGCCACGCGTCCGTCGCCCTGGGGGTATGCCTGTTGTCGTTCGCCGCCTTCTGGTGCGCGCAACGGGCCGCGCACGTGTCGATGATCGACCTGACGGTGTACCGGGCGGAGGGCGCGACCGTCCGCGCGGGCGGCGACCTCTACGCGCTGCGCACGACCGAGGCCCATCTGCCCACCACCTACCCGCCGTTCGCCGCCCTGCTGTTCACACCGCTGACCCTGCTGGACACGGCGGACCTGCAAACGCTCGCGACGGCCGGGAACCTGGCCCTTCTCGTGGTGTTCGTGTCGCTCTCGCTGCGGCTCGTCGGCCACGCGCGCGTGGAGAGCGTGTGGTGGACGTCGGCGGCGGCCGTGTGGTGCGAGCCGGTGTGGACGACGCTGCGCTACGGGCAGGTCAACCTGCTGCTCGGTGCGCTGGTGCTGTGGGACCTGACCGGACGTCCCGTACGGCGCTGGGCCGGGGCGGGCATCGGGATCGCCGCGGCCGTCAAACTGACCCCGGCGCTCTTCGCGGTGTTCCTGCTGGCCGCCGGCCTCGTGGAACACGCGCGCCGGGGCCGCGGAGGCCCCTGGCTGCGCCATGCGCGCGGGGCGGCCGTCGCGTTCACCGGGGCGACGCTGCTCGCGGCCGCCGTCCTGCCGTACGACTCGTGGCGCTTCTGGAGCCGGATGGTGTTCGAGACGGGCCGGGTCGGGCTGGTGGAGGACACCGCGAACCAGTCGCTGCGCGGGGTCCTGGCCCGGCTGTCGCACAGCGCGCACCCCGGCCCGTGGTGGATCGCCGCGGCAGCCGTGGTGGGGGCTCTGGGCCTCACGGCCGCCGTGGCCGCGGAACTGCGTGGGCTGCGGGCCTGGGCGGTGGCCGCCTGCGCGGTGACGGCGCTGCTGGTCAGTCCGGTGTCGTGGTCGCACCACTGGGTGTGGTGCGTGCCGATGACGCTGCTCCTGGCGACCCGCGGGAGGATGTCCGCCGTCGCCACCGCCGTGGCCTTCTGCTCGTACGCGCTGTGGTGGGTACCGCACGGCCCCGGCCGGCTCGAACTCCACCAGAACGGCGTCCAGTCGGCGCTGTCGGCCCTCTACGCCGGAGCCGGCTGCGCCTTCCTGGCCCTTCTCGGGGTCAGGCTGTCGCGAACGAGTAGAACCGCTTGA
- a CDS encoding histidine phosphatase family protein — MTAEAGRKPGRGRRVILWRHGQTSWNVESRFQGSTDVELTETGIGQARRAARLLASLEPDAIVASDLRRAAATAAELAGLTGLDVTHDEALRETYAGVWQGLTHEEILGRYGDEYAAWKRGEPVRRGGGELESEVADRAAPVVLRHADKLPEDGTLVVVSHGGTIRTTIGRLLGLESQHWESLGGLSNCCWSVLGRGARGWRLLEHNAGTLPEPVLGDDD; from the coding sequence GTGACCGCCGAGGCCGGCAGGAAGCCGGGCCGGGGCCGCCGCGTCATCCTGTGGCGGCACGGCCAGACCTCCTGGAACGTGGAGAGCCGCTTCCAGGGCTCCACGGACGTCGAGCTCACCGAGACCGGCATCGGCCAGGCCCGGCGCGCCGCCCGGCTGCTCGCCTCGCTGGAGCCCGACGCGATCGTCGCCTCGGACCTCCGGCGCGCCGCCGCCACGGCCGCCGAGCTGGCCGGGCTCACCGGCCTGGACGTCACCCACGACGAGGCCCTGCGGGAGACCTACGCGGGCGTCTGGCAGGGCCTGACGCACGAGGAGATCCTCGGCCGGTACGGCGACGAGTACGCCGCCTGGAAGCGCGGCGAGCCCGTGCGCCGCGGCGGGGGCGAACTGGAGTCCGAGGTCGCCGACCGCGCCGCTCCCGTGGTGCTGCGGCACGCCGACAAACTCCCCGAGGACGGCACCCTCGTGGTCGTCAGTCACGGCGGCACGATCCGTACGACCATCGGGCGTCTGCTCGGCCTCGAGTCGCAGCACTGGGAGAGTCTCGGCGGCCTCTCCAACTGCTGCTGGTCCGTCCTCGGACGGGGCGCGCGGGGCTGGCGACTGCTGGAGCACAACGCCGGCACGCTGCCGGAGCCGGTGCTCGGAGACGACGACTGA
- the rsfS gene encoding ribosome silencing factor encodes MTATDRSIELINTAAQAAADKLAHDIIAYDVSDVLSITDAFLLASAPNDRQVKSIVDEIEERLSKELGVKPVRREGDREARWVLLDYVDIVVHVQHSEERVFYALERLWKDCPELDLPADAKATRGKTAEHSKLRAEEDSAELEELR; translated from the coding sequence GTGACCGCCACGGACCGCTCCATCGAGCTCATCAACACCGCCGCACAGGCGGCCGCCGACAAGCTCGCGCACGACATCATCGCCTACGACGTCAGCGATGTGCTCTCGATCACCGACGCCTTCCTGCTGGCGTCCGCACCCAACGACCGCCAGGTCAAGTCGATCGTCGACGAGATCGAGGAGCGCCTGAGCAAGGAGCTCGGCGTCAAGCCGGTGCGCCGCGAGGGCGACCGCGAGGCCCGCTGGGTGCTGCTCGACTACGTCGACATCGTCGTACACGTCCAGCACAGCGAGGAGCGCGTCTTCTACGCGCTGGAGCGGCTCTGGAAGGACTGCCCCGAGCTGGATCTGCCGGCCGACGCCAAGGCCACCCGCGGCAAGACCGCCGAGCACTCCAAGCTGCGCGCCGAGGAGGACTCCGCCGAACTGGAGGAGCTGCGGTGA
- a CDS encoding LytR C-terminal domain-containing protein, whose product MNDRYDGYAGGDQYELVGYDEFGQPVYRQVPPQPSQQNYDPYAQPQQPQQSQGYGYDPYANGGTGYDTGRQPASSYDTGQQASVPAYDPYDPYGAGASAPDGADTAYDPYGQSARTPQPPHTAQSAHTTQTERGGQNGRMGRAGRTAQPGRPVQTGRAAQDGHAGYGGYDGQTPGTAGAASTGQQPRVAEQTAYIPQQAGPTEDGGPRADRDYRTEQFAFVEEQEAESEDVIDWLKFTENRTERREEARRRARGRIVALVVVFALVVVGGVGYLWYAGKLPGTSSHDKPAATTASSAQNRDVLVVHLHDTKGGGTSTALLVDNTTTKRGTTVLLPNSLALTGDDGSTTTLAKSVDDDGSSGTQDAIDTVLGTDIQGTWRLDTPYLSNLVELVGNIDITTDTAVPDPDAKKKGEPPLVKKGEDQTLSGKAAVAYATYRAPGEAQNAQLERFGQVMQGVLRKLSSDKQAATTTVQTLAQILDPPLTDQDLGVFLAKLADLAKGGDYKTALLPVQQDGTLSESATDTVVKDVLGGTAKSPDAGAAVRVGIRNATGVKSATEKARVVLVNGGYTFLDSGTAAAAQSVSQITYADAAKKNDAVEVAKTLGLPASAVKKGKATSNADVSVVLGQDYKVSTSTG is encoded by the coding sequence GTGAACGACCGATACGACGGATACGCGGGCGGCGACCAGTACGAGCTCGTCGGCTACGACGAGTTCGGGCAGCCTGTGTACCGGCAGGTGCCGCCCCAGCCGTCCCAGCAGAACTACGACCCGTACGCGCAGCCCCAACAGCCCCAGCAGTCCCAGGGCTACGGCTACGACCCGTACGCGAACGGCGGGACGGGCTACGACACCGGCCGGCAGCCGGCGTCCTCCTACGACACCGGTCAGCAGGCGTCCGTCCCCGCGTACGACCCCTACGACCCGTACGGAGCCGGCGCGTCCGCTCCCGACGGGGCGGATACGGCGTACGACCCCTACGGGCAGTCGGCCCGGACGCCCCAGCCTCCCCACACGGCCCAGTCGGCGCACACGACGCAGACCGAGCGCGGCGGGCAGAACGGACGGATGGGCCGGGCGGGTCGGACGGCTCAGCCGGGCCGGCCGGTGCAGACCGGCCGGGCGGCCCAGGACGGGCACGCCGGGTACGGCGGATACGACGGGCAGACCCCGGGCACGGCCGGTGCCGCGAGCACCGGGCAGCAGCCGCGGGTCGCCGAGCAGACCGCGTACATCCCGCAGCAGGCGGGCCCCACGGAGGACGGCGGGCCGCGGGCCGACCGGGACTACCGCACCGAGCAGTTCGCGTTCGTCGAGGAGCAGGAAGCCGAGTCCGAGGACGTCATCGACTGGCTGAAGTTCACCGAGAACCGCACCGAACGCCGCGAGGAGGCCCGCCGCCGTGCCCGCGGCCGGATCGTCGCCCTGGTCGTGGTGTTCGCCCTCGTCGTGGTCGGCGGTGTCGGCTACCTCTGGTACGCGGGCAAGCTGCCCGGCACCTCCTCGCACGACAAGCCCGCCGCGACGACGGCGTCGAGCGCCCAGAACCGCGACGTCCTCGTCGTCCACCTGCACGACACGAAGGGCGGCGGCACCTCCACCGCGCTGCTCGTCGACAACACGACGACCAAGCGGGGCACCACCGTCCTGCTGCCCAACTCCCTTGCCCTGACGGGCGACGACGGTTCGACGACCACGCTCGCCAAGTCCGTCGACGACGACGGTTCCTCCGGGACGCAGGACGCGATCGACACGGTGCTGGGGACCGACATCCAGGGCACCTGGCGTCTCGACACCCCCTATCTCAGCAACCTCGTCGAACTCGTCGGCAACATCGACATCACCACCGACACCGCCGTGCCCGACCCGGACGCCAAGAAGAAGGGCGAGCCGCCCCTCGTGAAGAAGGGCGAGGACCAGACCCTCAGCGGCAAGGCGGCCGTCGCCTACGCGACCTACCGCGCCCCCGGCGAGGCCCAGAACGCCCAGCTGGAGCGGTTCGGGCAGGTCATGCAGGGCGTGTTGCGCAAGCTGTCGTCCGACAAGCAGGCCGCGACGACCACCGTGCAGACCCTCGCGCAGATCCTCGACCCGCCGCTGACCGACCAGGACCTCGGCGTCTTCCTCGCCAAGCTCGCCGACCTCGCCAAGGGCGGCGACTACAAGACGGCGCTGCTGCCCGTGCAGCAGGACGGCACCCTGAGCGAGAGCGCCACCGACACCGTGGTCAAGGACGTGCTCGGCGGTACCGCGAAGAGCCCCGACGCCGGCGCCGCCGTCCGTGTCGGCATCAGGAACGCCACCGGAGTGAAGTCCGCCACGGAGAAGGCCCGCGTCGTCCTGGTCAACGGCGGCTACACCTTCCTGGACTCCGGCACCGCCGCCGCGGCACAGAGCGTGTCCCAGATCACCTACGCCGACGCCGCCAAGAAGAACGACGCCGTCGAGGTGGCGAAGACCCTGGGCCTGCCGGCCAGTGCCGTGAAGAAGGGCAAGGCGACGTCCAACGCGGACGTCTCCGTGGTCCTGGGCCAGGACTACAAGGTGAGTACCTCGACCGGGTGA
- the nadD gene encoding nicotinate-nucleotide adenylyltransferase, which produces MGEQDMPTGPASDSESGSVGDAAGGAVRGGVSRLTTGRRNGPSTPGKRRLGVMGGTFDPIHHGHLVAASEVAAQFHLDEVIFVPTGQPWQKTDRKVSLAEDRYLMTVIATAENPQFSVSRIDIDRGGPTYTTDTLRDLRALNPDADLFFITGADALGQILTWRYAEELFSLAHFIGVTRPGHTLTDPGLPEGGVSLVEVPALAISSTDCRARVGRGDPVWYLVPDGVVRYIDKRELYRGE; this is translated from the coding sequence ATGGGAGAGCAGGACATGCCTACCGGTCCGGCGAGTGACTCGGAGAGCGGCTCCGTCGGTGACGCCGCGGGTGGCGCGGTGCGTGGCGGCGTGAGCCGGCTGACGACCGGCCGCCGCAACGGCCCCTCGACTCCCGGCAAGCGCCGTCTCGGCGTGATGGGCGGGACGTTCGACCCGATCCACCACGGGCACCTGGTGGCGGCCAGCGAGGTCGCCGCGCAGTTCCACCTCGACGAGGTGATCTTCGTACCGACCGGGCAGCCGTGGCAGAAGACCGACCGGAAGGTCTCCCTGGCCGAGGACCGGTATCTGATGACGGTCATCGCGACCGCCGAGAACCCGCAGTTCTCGGTGAGCCGCATCGACATCGACCGCGGCGGACCGACCTACACCACGGACACCCTGCGCGACCTGCGCGCTCTCAACCCCGACGCCGACCTGTTCTTCATCACCGGCGCCGACGCGCTCGGCCAGATCCTCACCTGGCGGTACGCGGAAGAACTGTTCTCCCTCGCGCACTTCATCGGAGTCACCCGGCCAGGCCACACCCTGACCGACCCCGGGCTGCCCGAGGGCGGGGTCTCGCTCGTCGAGGTTCCCGCGCTCGCCATCTCGTCGACAGACTGTCGTGCGAGGGTCGGCAGGGGAGATCCCGTCTGGTATCTGGTGCCGGACGGTGTAGTGCGCTACATCGACAAGCGTGAGCTGTACCGCGGCGAGTGA
- a CDS encoding M48 family metallopeptidase, translating to MSDDSHQGNGHEKVPSRQRRRFEGISSRAYEHPADRSALVALRKLTGFDTVFKALSGLLPERSLRLLFLSDSVRVSDAQFAHLNAMLRDACHILDLEKVPPMYVTQDPQPNAMCIGLDEPIIVVTTGLVELLDEEEMRAVVGHEVGHALSGHSVYRTILLFLTSLALRVAWIPLGNLAIMTIVTALREWFRKSELSADRAGLLVGQDPRASMRGLMKIAGGNHLHEMNVDAFLAQAEEYEAGGDLRDSVLKILNVLNRTHPFTTVRAAELKKWAESRDYQRIMDGHYPRRSEDKDTSVSDSFRQSASSYATDVKNSKDPLMKLVSDIAGGAGDLGGRVRRGFGGFAGGSPKDAPTRDGRDGEERPGDTGPDDGRPGGDGGSKGDAGPEGDG from the coding sequence ATGTCCGACGACAGTCATCAGGGGAACGGGCACGAGAAGGTGCCGAGCAGGCAGCGCAGGCGCTTCGAGGGGATCTCCTCGCGGGCGTACGAACACCCGGCGGACCGCTCGGCCCTGGTGGCCCTGCGCAAGCTCACCGGCTTCGACACGGTCTTCAAGGCCCTGAGCGGCCTGCTGCCCGAGCGCAGCCTGCGGCTGCTGTTCCTGTCCGACTCGGTGCGCGTCTCGGACGCCCAGTTCGCGCACCTCAACGCCATGCTGCGGGACGCCTGTCACATCCTGGACCTGGAGAAGGTCCCGCCGATGTACGTCACCCAGGACCCGCAGCCCAACGCGATGTGCATCGGCCTGGACGAGCCGATCATCGTCGTCACGACCGGACTCGTGGAGCTGTTGGACGAGGAGGAGATGCGGGCCGTCGTCGGGCACGAGGTCGGCCACGCGCTGTCCGGTCACTCCGTCTACCGCACGATCCTGCTCTTCCTGACCAGCCTCGCCCTCCGGGTGGCCTGGATCCCGCTGGGCAACCTCGCGATCATGACCATCGTGACCGCGCTGCGGGAGTGGTTCCGCAAGTCGGAGCTGTCGGCCGACCGGGCGGGGCTGCTCGTCGGGCAGGACCCGCGGGCCTCGATGCGCGGACTGATGAAGATCGCGGGCGGCAACCACCTGCACGAGATGAACGTGGACGCGTTCCTCGCGCAGGCCGAGGAGTACGAGGCCGGGGGCGACCTGCGCGACTCCGTGCTCAAGATCCTCAACGTCCTCAACCGTACGCACCCCTTCACCACGGTGCGCGCCGCCGAGCTGAAGAAGTGGGCCGAGTCCCGCGACTACCAGCGGATCATGGACGGTCACTATCCGCGGCGCAGCGAGGACAAGGACACCTCGGTGTCGGACTCGTTCCGGCAGTCGGCGTCGAGCTACGCGACGGATGTGAAGAACTCCAAGGACCCGCTGATGAAGCTGGTCAGCGACATCGCGGGCGGGGCGGGCGACCTCGGGGGCCGGGTGCGGCGCGGCTTCGGCGGCTTCGCGGGCGGCTCCCCCAAGGACGCTCCGACGCGGGACGGGCGGGACGGCGAGGAGCGCCCCGGTGACACCGGCCCGGACGACGGCCGCCCCGGCGGCGACGGGGGTTCCAAGGGCGACGCGGGACCCGAGGGCGACGGCTGA
- a CDS encoding glutamate-5-semialdehyde dehydrogenase — translation MTTLSPYDSMSPVTRAAYRAKAAAADLAPLPRAEKDDALLAIADALEVRTSEIVAANAKDIARAREAGTSETVIDRLTLTPERVRAIASDVRDVVALPDPVGEVVRGSTLPNGIDLRQVRVPLGVVGIIYEARPNVTVDAAALCLKSGNAVLLRGSSSAFESNTALVRVLRDAVGGAGLPADAVQLVPGEGRESVRELMRARGLVDVLIPRGGASLIRTVVQESIVPVIETGTGNCHVYVDANADLDMAIDILINSKAQRPSVCNSAETLLVHQDIAPEFLPRALDALADAGVTVHADERVLAYAKDSKATVVEATPEDWETEYLSYDIAAAVVDSLDRAVEHIRLWTSGHTEAIVTTSQQAARRFTQLVDSTTVAVNASTRFTDGGQFGFGAEIGISTQKLHARGPMGLPELTSTKYIVTGDGHIRR, via the coding sequence ATGACCACGCTCTCGCCGTACGACTCGATGTCTCCGGTCACCCGGGCCGCCTACCGCGCCAAGGCCGCCGCCGCCGACCTCGCACCGCTGCCGCGGGCCGAGAAGGACGACGCGCTGCTCGCCATCGCGGACGCGCTGGAGGTCCGTACGAGCGAGATCGTCGCGGCCAACGCGAAGGACATCGCGCGGGCCCGGGAGGCCGGGACCAGCGAGACCGTCATCGACCGGCTCACGCTGACGCCCGAGCGCGTGCGCGCCATCGCCTCGGACGTACGGGACGTCGTCGCGCTGCCCGACCCGGTCGGCGAGGTCGTGCGCGGCTCCACCCTCCCGAACGGCATCGACCTGCGCCAGGTCCGCGTCCCGCTCGGTGTCGTAGGCATCATCTACGAGGCCCGCCCGAACGTGACGGTCGACGCCGCCGCCCTCTGTCTGAAGTCCGGCAACGCGGTCCTGCTGCGCGGCTCCTCCTCGGCCTTCGAGTCGAACACCGCCCTCGTCCGCGTGCTGCGCGACGCGGTGGGCGGCGCCGGACTGCCCGCCGACGCCGTCCAGCTGGTGCCCGGCGAGGGCCGCGAGTCGGTGCGTGAGCTGATGCGGGCCCGCGGTCTGGTCGACGTCCTCATCCCGCGCGGCGGCGCCTCGCTGATCCGTACGGTCGTCCAGGAGTCCATCGTCCCCGTCATCGAGACCGGGACCGGCAACTGCCACGTGTACGTCGACGCGAACGCCGACCTCGACATGGCGATCGACATCCTGATCAACTCCAAGGCCCAGCGGCCCAGTGTCTGCAACTCCGCCGAGACCCTCCTCGTGCACCAGGACATCGCGCCCGAGTTCCTGCCGCGCGCCCTGGACGCCCTCGCGGACGCCGGGGTCACCGTGCACGCCGACGAGCGTGTCCTCGCCTACGCCAAGGACTCCAAGGCCACCGTCGTCGAGGCCACGCCCGAGGACTGGGAGACGGAGTACCTCTCCTACGACATCGCCGCCGCGGTCGTCGACTCCCTCGACCGGGCCGTCGAACACATCCGGCTGTGGACCTCCGGCCACACCGAGGCCATCGTCACCACCTCGCAGCAGGCGGCCCGCCGTTTCACCCAGTTGGTGGACTCCACCACGGTCGCCGTGAACGCCTCGACGCGGTTCACCGACGGCGGACAGTTCGGCTTCGGCGCGGAGATCGGCATCTCCACGCAGAAGCTGCACGCCAGGGGGCCCATGGGGCTGCCGGAGCTGACGAGCACCAAGTACATCGTCACGGGGGACGGGCACATCCGGCGCTGA
- the proB gene encoding glutamate 5-kinase — MTRAHRMVVKVGSSSLTTAAGGLDADRVDALVDVLAKHRSGGEKEIVLVSSGAIAAGLAPLGLRRRPKDLARQQAAASVGQGLLVARYTASCARHGIRVGQVLLTSDDTSRRAHHRNAARTLDKLLAMGALPVVNENDTVATDEIRFGDNDRLAALVAHLVRADLLVLLSDVDGVYDGDPGRPGTSRIAEVRAPQDLAHIDIGSAGKAGVGTGGMVTKVEAARIAAAAGIPVVLTSAVHAAEALAGGDTGTYFHPTGKRSADRLLWLQHASTPQGALILDDGAVRAVVDRRTSLLPAGIAAVEGDFTAGDPVELRDSGGRAVARGLVNFDAKEIPQLIGRSTRELARELGPAYEREVVHRDDLVLLFP, encoded by the coding sequence GTGACGCGGGCCCACCGGATGGTCGTCAAGGTGGGTTCCTCCTCGCTGACGACGGCTGCCGGCGGCCTCGACGCGGACCGTGTCGACGCCCTCGTCGACGTGCTCGCCAAGCACCGCAGCGGCGGTGAGAAGGAGATCGTCCTCGTCTCCTCCGGCGCCATCGCCGCCGGACTGGCCCCGCTCGGCCTGCGCCGCCGCCCCAAGGACCTCGCCCGGCAGCAGGCCGCCGCCAGCGTCGGCCAGGGCCTCCTGGTCGCCCGCTACACCGCGTCCTGCGCCCGCCACGGCATCCGTGTCGGACAGGTGCTCCTCACCTCCGACGACACCAGCCGCCGCGCCCACCACCGCAACGCCGCCCGCACCCTCGACAAGCTCCTCGCGATGGGCGCCCTGCCGGTCGTCAACGAGAACGACACGGTCGCCACGGACGAGATCCGCTTCGGCGACAACGACCGGCTCGCCGCCCTCGTCGCCCACCTCGTCCGCGCCGATCTTTTGGTCCTGCTCTCCGACGTGGACGGTGTCTACGACGGCGATCCCGGCCGGCCCGGAACCTCGCGGATAGCGGAAGTGCGCGCACCGCAGGACCTCGCGCACATCGACATCGGCAGCGCCGGCAAGGCGGGCGTCGGCACCGGCGGCATGGTCACCAAGGTCGAGGCCGCCCGGATCGCGGCGGCCGCGGGCATCCCCGTCGTCCTCACCTCCGCCGTGCACGCCGCCGAGGCCCTGGCGGGCGGGGACACCGGCACCTACTTCCACCCCACCGGCAAGCGCTCCGCCGACCGGCTGCTGTGGCTCCAGCACGCCTCGACCCCGCAGGGCGCGCTCATCCTGGACGACGGGGCCGTGCGCGCCGTCGTCGACCGCCGCACGTCGCTGCTGCCGGCCGGCATCGCGGCCGTCGAGGGCGACTTCACCGCGGGTGACCCCGTCGAACTGCGCGACAGCGGCGGCCGCGCGGTCGCGCGGGGTCTGGTGAACTTCGACGCCAAGGAGATCCCCCAGCTCATCGGCCGCTCCACCCGCGAGCTGGCGCGCGAACTGGGCCCCGCCTACGAACGCGAGGTCGTCCACCGCGACGACCTGGTGCTCCTGTTTCCGTAG